One Ignavibacterium album JCM 16511 genomic region harbors:
- a CDS encoding aminotransferase class I/II-fold pyridoxal phosphate-dependent enzyme, with the protein MGVYPYFRPIEENEGPVVKIEGKRIIMAGSNNYLGLTGHPKVKEAAIKAVEKYGTGCSGSRYLTGTLDLHIELETRLAKFFNTEAVLLYSTGYQTAQGIIPTLVQRNEYVISDKDNHACIVAGTLMTKGSMGELLRYKHNDMDDLERVISKIPLDAGKLIVSDGVFSTGGEIVELPRLNEIAKKYNARILIDDAHAVGVIGKGGRGTASEFNLEKEIDLTMGTFSKTFASLGGFVAGAERVINYLKHFSSALIFSASPTPASVAAALAALDILEEHPELVDKLIGNANYMRTNLRALGFNVLEGRTAIVPVIVGDDALAFQMWRMLYDNGVFVNVFISPGVPQGRQMMRTSYMATHEKHHLDEILNVFETAGKKLGII; encoded by the coding sequence ATGGGGGTTTATCCTTATTTCAGACCAATCGAAGAAAATGAAGGACCTGTTGTTAAAATTGAAGGTAAAAGAATTATAATGGCTGGTTCAAACAATTATCTCGGTCTCACCGGTCATCCAAAAGTTAAAGAAGCAGCAATTAAAGCTGTAGAAAAGTATGGAACTGGTTGTTCAGGTTCCAGATATCTTACAGGCACTCTCGATTTACATATTGAGCTTGAAACTAGATTAGCTAAATTCTTCAATACAGAAGCTGTGCTACTTTACAGTACAGGTTATCAAACTGCACAGGGAATAATTCCAACACTTGTACAAAGAAATGAATATGTGATTTCGGATAAGGATAATCATGCCTGTATTGTTGCAGGTACATTAATGACAAAAGGTTCGATGGGTGAATTACTCAGATATAAACATAATGACATGGATGATCTTGAAAGAGTTATATCAAAAATTCCTTTAGATGCAGGAAAACTCATTGTCAGTGATGGAGTTTTTAGTACTGGTGGTGAGATAGTTGAGTTACCACGACTAAATGAAATTGCCAAAAAATATAATGCAAGAATTCTTATTGATGATGCTCACGCTGTTGGTGTAATTGGTAAAGGTGGAAGAGGCACCGCAAGCGAATTTAATCTTGAGAAAGAAATTGATCTTACGATGGGAACATTCAGTAAAACCTTTGCTTCTTTAGGTGGATTTGTTGCCGGTGCAGAAAGAGTAATAAATTATCTTAAGCATTTTTCATCTGCTCTGATTTTCAGTGCCTCTCCGACTCCTGCTTCTGTAGCAGCTGCTTTAGCAGCGCTTGATATTCTGGAAGAACATCCTGAACTGGTTGATAAGCTCATTGGTAATGCAAATTATATGAGAACTAATCTTCGTGCTCTTGGCTTTAATGTTCTTGAAGGTAGAACTGCAATAGTTCCCGTAATAGTTGGAGATGATGCTTTAGCTTTCCAGATGTGGAGAATGCTTTATGATAATGGTGTATTCGTAAATGTGTTTATTTCACCGGGTGTTCCTCAGGGAAGACAAATGATGCGAACAAGTTATATGGCTACACACGAAAAGCATCATCTTGATGAAATATTGAATGTCTTCGAAACGGCAGGAAAAAAACTAGGAATTATATAA
- a CDS encoding peptidylprolyl isomerase produces MGNSYLTYFLLICLILFQNIGIAQYSSYKTDLIETTAKREFNKRILEKYFSSADTSDVIAALLCVSHSEDTSFLRRITELDFNRYSMWISFSLGQIGNSYSAKEFLLKKLFEKNSSNSEYIFNALGKLGNQNDLSTILEFYNDNPALIGIEEAILQFRNRNITNELSKSILANEFLSEKTSLERKKKILFTLARLGSDSTINNELVKILFSNTDNEMLQLALMNFRVQKKLPVNYDLIDRLFNKSDDEVNIELAKCLPYCNKETTALKYFTSILSNDSINENLLIETLKALQVQKWNSGLLKESKISIHLKKLIHRQRNNFIVNETIKTYAHLFDIDDLKSDSSLLKNLSDINVIQLLVIAKKDLQFSVLLKHYNNITDAKQKLVALEILIGLIKDLSSDNNYVQFILNELKSDNPAIISIVADGIDSNFVANHSEELKETISYQAYRFKDNSDFIEAEISLINLSDKISSDFQKELVKKLSDTKLYSLRKFLNRLDNSIKLSEKNINHLSNFIQEAFNFSGAVIKTKKGIITIKFKPELAPITVGNFVYLARKNFYNGIIFHRVVPGFVIQAGDPTGTGWGGPGYEIISEFSPEEFKTGAVGIASAGKDTEGSQFFIMQGYYPHLNSKYTLFAEVINGLDVVMKISEDDQIISVQLLR; encoded by the coding sequence ATGGGAAATTCCTATTTAACTTACTTTTTATTAATCTGCCTGATACTTTTTCAGAATATTGGAATTGCTCAATATAGTTCTTATAAAACCGATTTAATTGAAACGACTGCCAAACGCGAATTCAACAAAAGAATTCTGGAAAAATATTTTTCTTCAGCTGATACCTCGGATGTAATTGCTGCACTGCTTTGTGTTTCTCATTCCGAAGACACATCTTTTTTAAGAAGAATTACTGAACTTGATTTTAACAGATATAGTATGTGGATTTCTTTTTCTTTAGGTCAAATTGGAAATTCTTATTCAGCAAAAGAATTTTTATTGAAGAAACTATTTGAAAAGAATTCTTCCAACTCGGAATATATTTTCAATGCACTTGGGAAACTTGGGAATCAAAATGATTTATCCACAATACTTGAATTTTATAACGATAATCCTGCACTAATTGGAATTGAAGAAGCGATACTTCAGTTTCGCAACCGAAACATTACAAACGAGTTGAGCAAATCAATTTTAGCTAATGAATTTCTATCTGAAAAAACTTCACTCGAAAGAAAGAAAAAGATTCTATTTACACTTGCCAGATTAGGTAGCGATAGTACAATAAATAATGAATTAGTTAAGATTTTATTTTCGAATACTGATAATGAGATGTTACAATTAGCTCTAATGAATTTCAGAGTACAAAAAAAATTGCCAGTTAATTATGATTTGATAGACCGACTGTTTAATAAATCAGATGATGAAGTTAACATAGAATTAGCTAAATGTCTTCCCTATTGCAATAAAGAAACCACAGCATTAAAATATTTTACTTCAATTTTATCTAACGATAGCATAAATGAAAATTTACTTATCGAAACACTAAAAGCACTTCAAGTTCAGAAATGGAATTCCGGTTTATTGAAAGAAAGTAAGATTTCAATACATCTTAAAAAGTTAATTCATAGACAAAGAAATAATTTTATTGTAAATGAAACTATCAAAACTTATGCACATCTTTTTGATATTGATGATTTGAAAAGTGATAGTTCATTACTTAAGAATTTGTCAGATATTAATGTTATTCAACTTCTGGTGATTGCAAAAAAAGATTTACAATTTTCTGTTCTGTTAAAACACTATAATAACATCACAGATGCAAAGCAAAAGCTGGTCGCTTTAGAAATACTAATTGGATTAATCAAAGATCTCTCTTCAGATAATAATTATGTTCAATTTATTCTTAATGAACTGAAATCTGATAATCCAGCAATCATTTCAATTGTTGCAGATGGAATTGATTCAAATTTTGTAGCAAATCATTCTGAAGAATTAAAAGAGACAATTTCATATCAGGCATACAGATTTAAAGATAATTCGGACTTCATTGAAGCAGAAATTTCTTTAATAAATCTTTCAGATAAAATCTCAAGTGACTTTCAGAAAGAATTGGTTAAGAAATTATCTGACACTAAACTTTATTCATTAAGAAAATTCTTAAACCGACTTGATAATAGTATTAAACTCTCCGAAAAGAACATCAATCATTTATCAAACTTTATTCAAGAAGCTTTCAATTTTTCCGGTGCGGTCATTAAAACCAAGAAAGGAATAATAACAATAAAATTTAAACCTGAATTAGCTCCAATCACAGTTGGTAATTTTGTTTATCTTGCAAGGAAGAATTTTTATAATGGAATAATTTTTCACAGAGTCGTTCCCGGATTTGTAATTCAGGCGGGCGATCCAACAGGTACAGGTTGGGGCGGTCCGGGCTATGAAATTATCTCTGAATTTTCACCTGAAGAATTCAAAACCGGTGCTGTTGGAATTGCAAGTGCAGGAAAAGATACGGAAGGTTCTCAATTCTTTATTATGCAAGGTTATTATCCGCATCTGAATTCAAAATACACTTTATTTGCTGAAGTAATTAATGGACTTGATGTAGTTATGAAAATTTCTGAAGATGATCAGATAATATCTGTTCAGTTATTGAGATAA
- a CDS encoding DUF4835 family protein, whose product MKKNILIIFSLLFTINITAQELNCRVTVNYEKLPINNRELLVNFASEIETYMNKTQFTNEPFEGEKINCALNIFFTSASSDIEYSAQVVVTSTRPVFKSDKQSPMLTINDANWNFKYEKGQPLYSNQSIYDPITSFLDFYANIIIGFDYETWGEFYGTEFFQKAFNIANLGMNSNYKKGWERTSDAYNRTRLCEDLLNDKFRPFREAFYEYHYGLDLYQVNKEEAQEHIANLVNVLNDMKNKTDINSVLLRTFFDAKNGEITDLLRDYRDINIFNRLKRIDPAHISKYNEVLK is encoded by the coding sequence ATGAAAAAAAATATTTTAATAATCTTTAGTCTTCTGTTCACCATAAATATTACTGCACAGGAATTAAATTGCAGAGTTACAGTAAACTACGAAAAACTTCCTATTAATAATCGTGAATTGCTTGTCAATTTTGCTTCCGAAATTGAAACATATATGAATAAAACTCAGTTTACCAATGAACCTTTTGAGGGTGAAAAGATTAATTGTGCATTAAACATTTTCTTCACAAGTGCTTCAAGTGATATTGAGTATTCTGCCCAGGTGGTTGTAACCAGCACAAGACCAGTATTCAAATCAGATAAACAGTCACCAATGTTAACCATAAATGACGCAAACTGGAACTTTAAGTATGAAAAAGGTCAGCCACTTTATTCAAATCAGAGTATCTATGATCCAATAACAAGTTTTCTTGATTTTTATGCAAACATAATTATCGGTTTTGATTATGAAACCTGGGGCGAATTTTACGGAACAGAATTTTTTCAGAAAGCATTTAACATTGCCAATCTCGGTATGAATAGCAATTATAAAAAAGGTTGGGAGCGAACAAGCGATGCTTATAACCGGACAAGATTATGTGAAGACTTGCTCAACGATAAATTCAGACCATTCCGCGAAGCATTTTATGAATATCATTATGGATTAGATCTATACCAGGTAAACAAAGAAGAAGCTCAGGAACACATTGCCAATTTGGTTAATGTATTGAATGATATGAAAAATAAAACAGATATTAATAGTGTTCTGCTCAGAACTTTTTTTGATGCAAAGAATGGTGAGATAACTGATTTGCTGAGAGATTATCGTGATATAAATATTTTTAATCGATTAAAACGAATTGACCCGGCGCATATCTCTAAGTATAATGAAGTGCTGAAGTAG
- the traF gene encoding conjugal transfer protein TraF: MKYISLTLLILTSLTFAQFSPGAKQISLANSDVALSNDVFALFNNPAGLSQMNWREIGVYYSPAPFGITELANAYIAFNEPFDFGNLALGGMTYGFEIYRESKISAAYSYNYQNKFFVGASINFHTVSIQNYGSDNAFYLNIGGLAYLTNDFRLGFSFHNINRASFGNEDDQIPVILNSGISYDLIPTLTLNAAIEKDIKQKASFMFGVDYDLIEYLSLRTGFSNEPSRFSAGIGINYSLISLDYAMFTHNDLGLTHQVGIIITFDKNGNRKEVIRNHLEIK, encoded by the coding sequence ATGAAATATATTTCTCTGACATTGTTAATACTAACTTCTCTCACATTTGCACAATTTAGTCCAGGAGCAAAACAAATTTCTCTGGCTAACTCAGATGTTGCACTTAGCAATGATGTTTTTGCCTTATTTAATAATCCGGCCGGTTTATCACAAATGAACTGGAGAGAAATCGGAGTTTATTATTCACCTGCACCTTTTGGCATAACCGAACTTGCAAACGCTTATATTGCATTCAATGAACCTTTTGATTTTGGAAATCTTGCTTTAGGTGGAATGACTTATGGTTTTGAAATTTACAGAGAATCAAAAATCAGTGCTGCATATTCTTATAATTATCAGAATAAATTTTTTGTTGGCGCTTCGATAAATTTTCATACGGTCTCAATACAAAATTACGGAAGTGATAATGCTTTTTATTTGAACATAGGTGGATTAGCATATCTTACAAATGATTTCAGATTAGGGTTTTCATTTCACAACATTAACCGCGCTTCTTTCGGTAATGAAGATGACCAGATTCCGGTAATTCTGAATTCAGGAATAAGTTATGATTTAATACCAACACTCACATTAAACGCTGCAATAGAAAAAGACATTAAGCAAAAAGCTTCTTTTATGTTTGGAGTTGATTACGACTTGATTGAATATCTTTCTCTTCGAACCGGCTTCTCTAATGAGCCATCCAGATTTTCTGCTGGCATTGGAATAAACTATTCTTTGATAAGTCTTGATTATGCAATGTTCACTCATAATGATTTAGGTTTGACACATCAAGTTGGAATAATAATCACTTTTGATAAAAATGGAAATCGCAAAGAAGTTATCAGGAATCATCTTGAGATTAAGTAA
- a CDS encoding ComEA family DNA-binding protein, whose amino-acid sequence MKLLSLIFLFILISSLYIFPQVIDSTDIQVEETLDELLEESFEEEDNSDLYNSIEELLLNPIDLNSADIFELQKIPGVTLNISETILSYRKRFGPFYSVNELYSIRELDRELINKIIPFLKTDKSSFQTDSTVVEQSFSEQIFIPSKFRLQLRSRYGNDLQTRKGFEDGIYLGSKLRAYNRLILKYTKQIQIGFIFDKDAGEKDFNDFSSFHINVKNIGPISNFIAGDYVLEFGQGLMLWSPYSFSKGADAILPVKRKAKIIKPYTSSTEYDFMRGVASTFNYSDFALTVFYSSKKVDANVDTLTNKITSTPKTGLHLTENDLKKKNRVTENLFGGRISYKYQDYLDVGLSGYNSKFSNEFETSSVYELSGNQFRFYSFDYDLNLSQINFFGEFAYNEKSVASLNGLILSPLSNFIITASIRNYPSNYISLHGFGFGEQSGKTNNEFGIYYGIKWKSNFGLFNLYYDQFRFPYATFENPVSSSGDEIYISFSKKIFNKTNLLLRFKTERKEVSENLNDIKSVVRRTRNSYRSEIVYDVSNKLKLKSRVEYNTYQIKETDRNEKGFLILQDVRFSATKSLLIYGRIILFETDSFNSAVYEFENDLTGVLTNLAMYDNGMRWYLMVRYKPIDIITLSMKYSETYKPNVKTLSSGNNLINNNIDNRISFQIDLNY is encoded by the coding sequence ATGAAATTACTTTCACTAATTTTTTTATTTATTCTAATTTCTTCACTTTACATTTTCCCACAAGTTATTGATTCCACTGATATTCAAGTTGAAGAAACTTTAGATGAACTTCTTGAAGAATCTTTTGAAGAAGAGGATAATTCGGATTTATACAATTCAATTGAAGAGCTTCTACTTAATCCAATTGATTTAAACTCAGCAGATATTTTCGAACTTCAGAAAATTCCAGGTGTAACATTAAATATATCAGAGACAATCCTTTCCTATCGTAAAAGGTTCGGTCCATTCTATTCTGTAAATGAGCTTTACTCAATTCGTGAATTAGACCGAGAATTGATAAATAAAATTATCCCTTTTCTTAAAACAGATAAAAGTTCATTTCAGACTGATTCAACAGTGGTTGAACAATCTTTTTCAGAACAAATATTCATTCCTTCAAAATTCAGATTGCAATTAAGAAGTCGTTATGGAAATGATTTACAAACCCGCAAAGGATTTGAAGACGGAATTTATCTGGGAAGTAAGTTGAGGGCTTACAACAGACTGATTCTTAAATACACAAAGCAAATTCAGATAGGATTTATTTTTGATAAAGATGCAGGAGAGAAAGATTTTAATGACTTCAGCTCATTCCATATAAATGTTAAAAACATCGGACCAATAAGCAATTTTATTGCAGGTGATTATGTTCTGGAATTCGGACAAGGATTAATGCTTTGGAGTCCCTACAGCTTTTCCAAAGGTGCTGATGCAATTTTACCGGTTAAAAGAAAAGCCAAAATCATTAAGCCATATACAAGTTCTACTGAATACGATTTTATGCGTGGAGTTGCTTCAACATTCAATTATTCAGACTTTGCACTTACTGTTTTCTACTCATCAAAGAAAGTTGATGCAAATGTTGATACTCTCACAAATAAAATTACATCAACTCCCAAAACAGGTTTGCATTTAACAGAAAATGACTTAAAGAAAAAAAACCGAGTAACAGAAAATCTTTTCGGTGGAAGAATTTCATACAAATATCAAGACTATTTGGATGTTGGTTTGTCCGGCTATAATTCAAAATTCAGTAATGAATTCGAAACCAGTTCAGTTTACGAACTTAGTGGTAATCAATTCAGATTCTATTCATTTGATTACGATTTAAATTTAAGTCAAATAAATTTTTTTGGCGAGTTTGCTTACAATGAAAAATCAGTCGCATCATTAAATGGATTGATTTTATCTCCTCTAAGTAATTTTATTATTACAGCAAGTATAAGAAATTATCCTTCAAACTATATCAGTTTACACGGTTTTGGATTTGGTGAACAATCCGGAAAAACAAATAATGAATTCGGAATCTATTACGGAATAAAATGGAAAAGCAATTTCGGTTTGTTTAATCTTTATTATGACCAGTTCAGATTCCCTTACGCAACTTTTGAGAATCCGGTTTCTTCTTCTGGTGATGAAATTTATATCAGCTTCTCAAAAAAAATTTTCAACAAAACAAATTTATTATTACGATTTAAAACAGAACGTAAAGAAGTTTCCGAAAATTTGAATGACATAAAATCTGTTGTGAGACGAACCAGAAATTCCTATCGCTCAGAAATAGTTTATGATGTTTCAAATAAACTAAAGTTAAAATCAAGAGTAGAATACAATACTTATCAGATTAAAGAAACTGATAGAAATGAAAAAGGATTTTTGATTCTACAGGATGTGAGATTTTCTGCAACAAAATCTTTACTGATTTATGGCAGAATAATTCTTTTCGAAACCGATTCTTTCAATTCAGCAGTTTATGAATTTGAAAATGATTTGACTGGCGTATTAACAAACCTTGCAATGTATGATAACGGAATGAGATGGTATTTGATGGTAAGGTATAAACCGATTGATATTATAACTCTTTCAATGAAATACTCGGAGACTTACAAACCAAATGTTAAGACATTAAGCTCAGGAAATAATTTAATAAACAACAATATAGATAACAGAATCAGTTTTCAGATTGATTTGAATTACTGA